The Solicola gregarius DNA window GACATCAACGTGTTCGCGCGTACCGCGGTCTACAACATGGATGCGCGTACCTTCCTCACCAAGTGGATGCAGGATCTGCGTGACACGCAGCGCGATGACGGTGCGCTGCCCGGCGTCGCGCCGGTCGTACCCGGACGATTCGACGGTGGGTACGGGCCGGCCGGGTGGATGGACGCCGGCGTGCATGTCCCCTGGACGATGTGGCAGGCGTACGGCGACACGGACGTGATCCGTGAGAACTACGCGATGATGAAGAAGTACGTCGACTACCTCGCCGCAGACTCAACGGACCACATGAGGTCCGCCGGTGGCTACCTCGACTGGCTCAACCTCGACGACCCGACCCCGGCCGAGGTGGTCGACACGGCGTTCGTCGCGAAGAGCACGCGCGAGCTCGCGCAGATGGCGAAGGCGATCGGCGAGGACGGTGACGCTGCCGCCTTGCAGCAGCGGTACGAGGCGATCCGCGCCGCGTACCAGAACGCCTTCATCGGCGCCGACGGCACCGTACGAGGTGACAGCCAGACGGCGTACATCCTCACCCTGACGCACGACCTGGAGCCGAAGAACCGTCGCGACGCGCTCGTCGACCAGTTCGTCGAGACGCTCGAACGGCGGGACTACCACCTCTCGACCGGGTTCCTCGGCGTCGACGGCCTGCTGCCGGCGTTGACGAAGGCGGGGCGCACCGACATCGCGTACCGGCTGCTGCTGCACAAGGACTACCCGTCCTGGGGATACGAGATCGGCTGGGGTGCGACCACCGTGTGGGAGCGCTGGAACTCCATCAACCCCGACGGCTCGTTCAACGACGTGGGCATGAACTCCTTCAACCACTACGCATACGGCGCGGTCGGCGAGTGGATGTACCGCACGATGGCCGGTGTCTCGGCCGCGAAGCCCGGCTACAAGAAGGTGCTGGTCGCGCCCGAACCCGGTGACGGCATCGACCAGGCCGACTTCTCGCACGAGTCGCGATACGGGACCGTACGCAGCGCATGGAGCACGGCCGACGGTCCGATGACCCTCGACGTCACGGTGCCGGCGAACACCACAGCCGAGGTGCGGATCCCGGCGGCGAACCGGTGGGCGGTGACCGAGGGCGACGAGCCGATCGGCGATGTCGACGGTGTCGAGTTCGTCAAGATGGACGACGGTGACGTCGTCCTCGAGGTCGGATCCGGTACGTATGGGTTCGCGGTCGACCGGGTCCTCGGCGACCTCGGGGCCGCAGCCGACAAGGCGGAGGCATTCGCCGACGACGTCGACGCGTTGCGGGTACGCGGTCCGCTCGGCAAGATCGCCAAGAAGCACCTGCAACTGCGGACGAAGCTGATGACGGGTGAGATCGCCGCGGCGCGCAGCCTGCATCTGCGCGACAGTGACGACCAGCTCACGGCGGCGGCCGTGCATCGTGCACTCGCCAGCGTGGCCGATCTCGACCGCTGGTCCGCTACGTACGCGCGGCTCGGGCAGATCGACGAGGATGCGGCCAGCGGGCTGCGCGCCTCGCTGGCGGGCATCGAACCGTTGCTTTCGTCGGCGTCCTCGAGACTCGTCGGCGCGGTTGCATCGCTCGACGTTCCGGGTGGAGAGATCCTGCCCGGCGACGTCGTGCGGGTGAAGGTCGGGCTCGAGAACTCCGGCCGCCGGCCGTTGTCCGGGGTCGAGTCGGCGCTCGACGTACCCGACGGGTGGGGCGTCGAGTCGGTTGGCACGCACGGTTCCACCGTCGGTGCGCACGGGAAGGTCGAGCATGCTTATGACGTGAGCGTTCCGGCGGACGCCGAGGCGTCGACGGCGGACCTGTCCGGCTCCGTGTCGTATCGGCACACCGGCGGTACCGCGAAGCTGCCGGTGTCCGCGATGCTCATGGTCGCGCCCGGAGTCGCGATCGACTCCGTGGCGACAGCGCCCGACTCGGTCGGTGCGGGCGGCAAGGTAACGGTGAGCACTGCGCTGACCAACCGCACCGACCTCGCGCAGAGCGGCGAGGTGACCGTCAGCCTGCCCGACGGCTGGGAGGCGCCCGGCCCTGTCGCGTACGAGCTTGCTCCGGGAGAGCAGGCCACGGTCGATGCCGAGGTGACCGTTCCGATCACGGTCGTCGAGGGCACCGCGCCGGTGACGGTCGCGACCGGTGAGACGCCGGCCGAGCAGGCGAGGGGGTCGATCTCGGTCACCGTCGAGGTGCCGCCCGGTACGTCGACCGACCACGTCGACCTCGGCGACAACGCGTCGGAGGCCGCACATGCCCTCAATGCCTCGGCGAACTCCGGCACGAGCGAGGAAGCGGGTCTGACCCGCCGCTACACGCACGCGTCGTACCCCGACGGCTGGTTCGAGTTCGACGTCAAGGTGCCCGCGAACGGTCCGTTCGTGATTCGCGCGATCGAGACCTTCGACGGCGCCAAACGCAAGACGTACGACGTGCAGGCGGACGGCACGGTGGTGTACGAGCAGGACCTCGCTCGTACGGCGTCGGGCGAAGGGACGATCGCCTACCAGTTCGTGGTCGACGAGCCGGACCTGACCTCCGACGGCACCGTACGTCTCCGCTTCCAGGACACCGACGCCGACTACGACCCGTCGATCGCCGACGTCTGGGCAGTCCCGATCGGCTGAGTGCCCGGCCCGCACGACCATCTCAAGAGGAGCAGATGCCATGCACGGGAAGAAGCTGATGCGCGCCGCGGTCCCCGCCGTATGTGTCGCGATCGGGCTCGCGCTCTCGTCGGGGCCGGTCACGTCGGCGGCGCCGGCCGCCGCGCAACGCGGCAGCACGGCAGCCGAGACGGCCCTCTCCGCGGCCGAGTTCGCGAACCCCACGAACGGGTTCCGACCCGCCACCCGATGGTGGTGGCAGGCCCCGTTGAGTCGTGACGAGTCGGTACGCGAGATCAACGCGATCGCCGACGCCGGGTTCGGTGAGGTGGAGATCGCCTTCTCCGAAGGGGCCTGGGACACCGAGGATCAGCGCGACAACCTGCAAGCCGTCCTCGAGGAGGCCGACGACCTCGGCGTGGAGGTGTCGATGACGATGGGCGCCTCCTGGCCGGTCCAAACCCCCAATACGGGTGAGGGATCCGGCTTCGCGGCACAGGAGATGCAGTATGGGCGGGTGGACGTACGCGGTGGTCGACGCTTTTCGGGGCCGGTGCCCGAGGCGTTCGACACCGCACTGTTCGACCAGCCCGCGGAGCTGGTCGCGGCGACCGCTGCCAGGGTGACCAAGCGCGGTCCGGCGGCGGAGCTGCTTCCCGAGGGAGAACGGCCCCAGTACGGGAGCCCGGTGCGTGTGCCGGCGTCGTCCACGGTGCTCGACCCGACGTCGCTGGTCGACCTGACGGATCGGGTAGAGGACGGCAAGGTCACGTGGCGCGCGCCGAAGGGTGACTGGATCCTGTTCGGTTTCTGGTCGCGTGAGAACGGTGCGCACAACACCAACCCGTTCGATGCCGATGCCGCGCGGGCGGCGACCGAGTATCTCGACACCGGGCAGGTCGGCGATACGAACGCCGACCTGCTGCCGGACGTCGGCGGTGACTTCTTCGAGGACTCACTCGAGCTGAACGCCAACTCGATCTTCTGGACGCCGCGGATGGCGGCAGAGTTCGAGCAACGTCGTGGGTACAGGATGGGCAAGTACCTGCCGTTGATGTTCGCGCACGGCATGTCGAACTACTGGGTCCCGAACTCCGAGCCGACCCCCGACTTCGAGCTGCCGGATGACGAAGGCAGCAAGGTCCGGTCCGACTATTACCGACTGCTCACCGACCTGTACGTCGACGAGCACCTGGCGGTCTTCCAGGACTGGGCGGACGAGTACGGCATGCAGTTCAAGACGCAGGCGGCGTACGGTCAGGACCTCGAGCCGGTGCGCAGCTTCCGCGAGCTCGCCCAACTGGGCGGGCAGCCCGAGACCGAGTCGCTCAATGCCGGAGATCGGTTCCCGGTCGACATCGACAATCACACCTGGCGCTTCGCCCTCGACCACCACCGCAGCTCGGCGGCCGGCGTTCAGCAGGCGGGCGAGACGTCGTTGACGACCGAGCTCGGTGCTCAGTTCGACTATGCGTACCGAGTCCATCTCGGTGACTACCAGGAGATGATGGACAAGGGGTGGGCGACCGGTGTCACGAAGCCGTTCATCCACGGGTACGCGTACCAGTCGACGGATGCGCCCTGGCCCGGCAAACAGCGCTTCGGTGAGTTCGTCTCCGACAGCTGGAACGACCGGACGTTCCCGCAGTGGTCGATGTGGTCGGATCTCAACGACTATTGGGCGCGTGGCACACAGGTGCTCGAGACCGGTGGCGCGCGGGCGGACGTCGCGATCTACCGCGACGATTTCCTCACGACGACGGCACGCGGGTCCAACCCGGACTACGACGCACCGAACCGGCTGTTCGACACGGCAGCACTGGAGAAGAGCGGATACATCCCGCAGTACGTCGACCCCGTCGGCCTTGCGGAGAAGGGAGTTGTCGGCAACGGCGAGCTCTTCCCCGACACGGTGGGCTATCGCGGTCTGATCGTCGACGAGCGTGCCATCTCCGCCGACGCTGCGCGTGCGATCGCGAAGGCAGCACGCCGCGGAGTCGCGATCGTGTTCGTCGGCTCGACACCGGACGAAGACACCACATACGCGTCGGGCAAGGCCGGAGACCGCGCCGTACGCAAGGCCGTCGCGTCCGCGTTGAGGCGGCCGAGCGTGACGCGGGTGGAGACGCAGGCGGACGCGGCCCGGGCGTTGGCTCGTGCGGGCGTACGCCCGCGGGCCGACTGGAACGACAAGCACGTTCTCGCGCAGTGGCGCGAGGCGGGCGACACGACGTACGTCTACCTGTACAACCCCACCGACGACCGGATCGACTTCACGCCGTCGTTCGCTGGCACCGGAGTGCCAACGACGATGAACCTGTGGGACGGGACGATCGACCCGATCGCTCAGTACCGGACACGTCGCGGGCGCACGATGGTGCCGACCAGCCTGCGGCCGCGCGAGGCGACGGTGATCGCGATCGACTCGTCGGCACGTCCACGCGTCCACGTGACGAACAAGGCCGACGACGATCTCGTCGCGGACGGCGGCCGCATCCTGCTTCGTACGCGAGACGACGGCAGGCGCACGTTCCGGCTGTCGAACGGCTCGAAGCGGACCGTCACGGCGCGTACGCCGGATGAGCCGACCGCGTCGGTCGGACCCGACGCGTGGACGCTCGACGTGACCACCGAGTCACCGTCGGGCGGCGAGAACGTCACGGTCGATTCCCTCGGCGAGCTTGCCGACTGGCGGACGATTGCCGAGCTCCAGGGCGAGTCCGGAGTCGGGACGTACTCGGGCACGGTCGACGTGCCGGCCGACTGGCTGGCGGACGGAGCGGGCGTCGAGCTCGGTCTCGGTCGCGTCGACGGCACGGCGGAGGTGACGGTCAACGGTGAAGAGGTCGGCAGCCAGGTCGTGAGCGGTGGATCGTTCGATCTCAGTGCGGCGCTCCGGCCGGGAGAGAACACCATCGAGGTCGTCGTGCGTACGACGCTGCGCAATGCGGTCACGACGTACAACGCGGCGAGCACCAAGTCGCAGCCGTACGGACTGCGCGGTCCGGTGAAGATCCGGCCGTACGCCGAGGTGGTCGTCTACGACCCCCGCCGACAGGGGTGACGGCCGAAACCGCCCCGCCCACGGCGTACGTGGAGCGGGGCGGTCCTCCGGGGAGGTGTTGGGCCGGTCAGCCGACCTCGGCCCCGGCGTTGCGGTCCGCGTCGTGGTCGGTGTGGGACGAGCGCCCGCCGCGGGTGAGGACGACGACGATCGCCAACGTGGCGGCGATGATCCAGGCCGCGACGATGAGCGCGTTCGAGAACCCGTCGGCGAAGGCGTCCATCGCGACCGCGAGCATCGGGCCGGGTAGATGTGCGGCCTCGCCCATGCCGCCGCCGGTGCCGATCCGGTCGTTCAGGGTGTCGGTCAGGATGCTTCCCATCAGGGCGATGCCGAGTGCGCCGCCGAGCTCGCGGGACAGGTCGTTGACCGCCGATGCGACACCCTGCTGCTCGCGGGGCAGCTCCTCGGTGAGCATGCTGGTCGAGGGTGTCATCGACAGCCCCATGCCGATGCCCAAGAACGGCAGCGCGGTGAACAGCAGCCAGTAGTTGACGTCGCTGTCGAGCCTGCTCAGCGCGAACAGCGCCCCGGTCAGGATCGTCAGTCCGACGATGACCGTACGCGCCCGGCCGAGGTGGGCAATGATCTTGACCGAGCCGCGGGCCGACCCCATCATGCCGACCGCGAACGGCAGCATGCTGGCGGCCGCGGCGAGCGGGCTGAGGTCGCCGACGAACTGCAGGTACTGCATCAGCAGGAACATGAAGCCGAAGAACGCCAGGAACTGCATCGTGATCGTCAGGGAGCTCGCCGCGAACGTACGGTGCGCAAACAGCCGCGGATCGAGCAGCGGGTGCGGATGGCGGAGCTCCCACCCGATCGTCACGGCGAGCAGGGCGACGCCGATCGCCAGCCCGGAGACCGTCTCGGTGGAGCCCCAGCCCTCATGGGGTGCCTCGATGATCGAGTAGACGACGGCTCCGATGGCGACGGCGAACAGGACGCCACCGACGATGTCGAGCCGCCCGTCCGGTCGCTCGGCCGACTCGGGCACGGCCCGCAGTACGAGCACCGAAGCGACAACGGCCAAGGCGACGTTGAGGCCGAACACCGACTCCCACGAAAGCCACTCGAGCAGGGTGCCTGCCGCGAGCAGCCCGAGCACCGCGCTCGCGCCGGCGATGCCGGCCCAGATGGCGACCGCCTGCTGGCGGCGCTCGGCATCGAGAACCGTCGTGATGGTCGACAGCGTCGCCGGCATCACCAGCGCGGCGCCGACACCGAGGACGACGCGCAGGGCGATCACGACCTCGACATCGGAGGCGAACATCGCCGCGAGCGATCCGGCGCCGAACAGGACCAGTCCGGAGATCAGGGCGAGCCGTCGGCCGTACCGGTCGCCGAGTGCTCCGGCGATCAGCAGCAGGGCGGCGAAGACGAGCGCGTACGCGTCGACGACCCAGGAGACCTGGGTCTGGGTGGCGCCGGTGTCGTTCGCCAGGTCGGGCAGAGCTACGTTGAGGGAGGTCACGGCCGAGATGACCGTGGCGAGGGAGAGGAACACGGCCGGAAGGAGCAGGCGGTGTTGCGCCTTGGCCTCCTGCGGACGTGGCGTGTGCGTTGTCATCGGCTTCGCTCCTAATTCATCAGCTGTTGAATACCATCAAAACACGGCTTCGGATAGAATTCAACACATGATGAAAATATCTCGTGTCGGGAGGCCGCGAGCAAACGCGCACGTACGCGACGCGATCCTCGACGCCGCGCACCGGCAGTTCAACTCCGTCGGGTATCACGCCGCCACGCTGCGGGCGATCGCCGCCGACGCGGGAGTCGACGCTGCGATGATCGCGTACTACTTCGGATCGAAGCACGCGCTCCTGGGCGAGGTCGTCGAGCTTCGGGCGGACCCGGCGAGCATCCTTGCCGAGCGGATCGACGCGCCGCTCGCCGAACTGCCGCGTACCGTCCTGGCCGCGGTGCTCGCGGCGTGGGAGGCACCTGAGGAGCGACCGACGCTGCTGGTGCGCGTCGCCGACGATCCGGCGCTGAGCCGGATGCTCAAGGAGTATGTGGAGACCGAGCTGGTCGGCCCGATCACGCGCCGCATCGAACGCGAGGGCTTCGGGCATGCGGAGGCCGAAAGCAGAGCGATCGCCTTCGCCGTCCAGCTCATCGGCCTCGTCTTCGCCAGGTACGTCGTCGTCGTCGGCCCGATCGCCGACGCGTCCCCGGACGAGCTGACCGAGCTGATCGCCCCCGCACTCGACGCTGTGCTGAGCATCGACGCACCGACGGCCTGAGGCCTCGCCGCGTACGCCTGCAGCGAATCCGCTGACAGCCGAATCCCTTACGCAGAGGGGCGTACGCGTGTCAGCGTGGTGGCAGGGCTAGTCACCACCCAGGGGAGGAATCCATGGCCGAGACCGCGTTCGACGAGCAGCTGACGACCCGACTCCAGCATGAGCGGATCGTCGTACTCGCGGGGGAAGTGAACGACGACATCGCGAACCGGATCACCGGGCAGCTACTGCTGCTGTCGGCCGAGGATCCTCACCGCGACATCTCCCTCTACATCAACAGTCCGGGCGGCTCGGTCAGCGCCGGGATGTCGATCTACGACACCATGCAGTTCATCCCCAACGACGTATCGACGCTGGCGATGGGGTTCGCGGCGAGCATGGGTCAGTTCCTCCTCTGCGCCGGCGCGCCCGGTAAGCGCTTCAGCATGCCGCACGCCCGGATCGTCATGCACCAGGCACTCGGCGGGATCGGCGGCAGTACGTCGGACATCAAGATCCAGGCCGCCAACCTCGTCTTCACGAAGAAGCTGATGCAGCGCCTCATCGCCGAGCACACCGGCCAGGATGTCGAGACCATCGATCGCGACGGCGACCGCGACCACTGGTTCACCGCCGAGGAGGCCCGCGACTACGGGATCGTCGACCGCGTGGTCAGCCGTGCGGACGATGTCGCGCTGGTCGCGCAGCGGCGGCACGTGGGGTTGTGAGGCGGTGTTCGCTCGTGCAGCGATACCAAGTTCACTTGGTATCGCTGCACTTCCCCAGGCGTCGATGCCCAGTTTCGTACGCGAAGCCTGGTGAACTTGGTATCGCTGCACGCGGCCCGGTCGCCACGCCTAGGGAAGTGGGCTTCACCAAGTGAACTTGGTATCGCTGCGGCGAGCGACCGGTCAGGCGGCGAGCGCCAGCGCGGCCCCACCCGTCGCCGGTACGGATGCGGCGCCGCCTATGGCGAGCTCGTGGTGTGCCTCGCTGACCAGCTCGAGCATCGTGACGTCGAGTGCCCGGCAGACCGCGCCGAGGATCTCCGACGAGGCCTCCTTCTGGCCGCGCTCCACCTCGGAGATGTACGCGAGCGAGACCCGGGCCTCGTCGGCGACGTCGCGCAACGTACGCCCGCGCTCGGATCTCTTCCGACGCAGGACATCTCCGAGGAGCTCGCGAAGCAGCGGCTCCGGCCGATCGTCGATGGCAGGCAGCGGGCGCAGTGGGATGCTCACACTCTCAGGCTATGGACCCCGAGAGCACCCCACCAGGGAGCGGGCCCCGGTTTCGCTGTCGGCGGAATCGCACCGAGCGCACGATGGAGTGCTCAGCGCTCGATGCCGTGCGCGTACTTCGGCAGTCGCACGGTCACCTTCGTTCCCGCTCCCGGCGCGGTCTCGATCACGATGCCGTACTCGTCGCCGTACACGGTGCGCAGCCGTTGGTCGACGTTGCCGAGGCCGACGGACTCGCTGTCCGAGCCGCCCGCGAGCGCCCGGCGCATCCGGTCGGGTTGCTCGCCGACACCGTCGTCCTCGATCGTCACCACGCATTCGTTGCCGGCGTCCTCGGCGAGTACGACGATCGTGCCGTCGCCGGCCTTCTTCTCCAGCCCGTGGCGGATGGCGTTCTCGACGAGCGGCTGGATGGACAGGAACGGCAGCGGCACGCTCAGCACCTCCGGCGCGACGCGTACGGTCACCCGGAGCCGATCGCCGAAGCGCGCCTTCTCCAGCACGAGGTAGCGCTCGATGGAGCGCAGCTCCTCGGCGAGCGTCGTGTAGTCGCCGTGGCGCCGGAACGAGTAGCGGGTGAAGTCCGCGAACTCCATCAACAGCTCCCGCGCACGCTCGGGGTCGGTCCGTACGAACGACGCGATCGCGCCGAGCGAGTTGTAGACGAAGTGCGGTGAGATCTGGGCGCGAAGGGCGCGCAGCTCCGCCTCCATCAACGCCGTGCGCGACTTGTCGAGCTCCGCGAGCTCCAGCTGGCCCGACACCCAGCGGGCGACCTCGGTCGTCGCGCGTACGAGGCCGGCGGACGGCGCGTCGGTCACCACGAGTACGGCCCCGACGACGACGCCGTCGACGTTCAGTGGCGCGGCGATCGCGTGGCCGAACAGCGACTCCTGGCCGGCGTCGAGGACGTCCGCCGGCCCGAACACCTCGGTCGAGCCCGAGGCGACGGTACGCCGGGCGAGCTCGGCGGCGTGGGCGGACAGGTCTGGCGATCCCTCCCAGGCCAGCACCTCCTCGGTGTCGGTCAGGGCGGCCGCCGGCGCACCGAGCAGGGTCCGCAGATGCCGCAGCGACCGCTCTGCGCTCGCCCGGTCGAGGCCGGTACGCAGCGCGGGCGACGCGAGGGAGGCGGTGTGCAGCGTCTCGTGGGTCACGCGCTCGGTGAGCGACCCGAGCCCGCGTCGCGAGCGCACCACCCAGCGGATCGCGAGTGCCGCCGCCACGATCGCGACGATCGCCGAGCCGATCACGACGACGTTGTCCACCCGCGAAGTCTAGGGGGTCCGTCTTCTCGCGAGTGGCGCAGATTCGTCGTAAACAGGGCCGCCTGAGCAACGAACGTACGCCACTCGCGAACTGGCCGTACCGAAAGCCGCTGCTACCGGAAGCGGAAGACGACGTCACCCTCGTCGGGTTCCTCCGGCGGCAGCGCGGCGCGGTTGACCGGGGCGCGAAAGCACGACGTCACGTATCGCAGGCGTAGCCCGTCGGACCCACGGGCATGCCGTACGTGCAGCTCGCGCACCCGATCGAGCAGCGCGTCGCGATCGGCATCGGCGAGCGTCGCGACGTACGAGCGCGATCGGACGAGCGCGAGCAGCGTCTCGAGGTCGAGCACCTGCCACATGCCGAAGTCCTCGCGTTCGAGCGGGCCGAACAGCTCAGAGGAGGGCAACGGTCCGTCGTACAGCCATCGGAAGTCGGACCCCTCGCTGCCGATCAGGTCGGTCAGCTCGCGGACCCACGGGATCGACTCGTCGCGGGTGTTCCACACCAGGCCGAGCTCACCGCCGTCGCGGAGCACCCGGGCGATCTGCGGCAGCGCGCGCTCGGCGTCGAACCAGTGGAACGCCTGGCCGGCGATGACCCGGTCGAACGACTCGGAGCGGAACGGAAGCCGCTCGGCTCCGGCCTCGATCGCCGGTACGTCGAGGACCGCGCGCAACTGGCGCAGCATCGCCCCGGACGGGTCGGTTGCGATGACTGCGTGCCCGCGCGCCGCGAGCGTCTCGGTGAGCTTGCCCGTGCCGGCGCCGAGCTCGAGGACTCGTGCGCGCTGCGCGGGAAGCAGGCTGTCGACAGCGCGGTCGGGATAGCCCGGGCGGGCCCTCGCGTAGTCGTCGGCGACGCCTTCGAACGAGCGGCCGCGGCGTACGCGCAACGAGTGGTCCATCCCTCGCAGGCTACCGGTCACTATGCTGCCCCCGTGCCAACCGACGACTTCGCCAGTGCGAGCCGACTCGAGGGAGTCCCGTCCGCGTTCGCAGCCACCCGCGACGGAATCGACTCGCTGCTGCGAGACCGGGGTCTGCGGCGCAGCAGCCCCGACACCACGGCCGAGTCGCTGCTGCGTGGCGCCGCCGCGACCGCTGCGCTCGAGGGCAGTACGTACGACGTCGAGGCATTGCGCGCCGGGGAGGGTGACGCGGTCACCCTTGCCGCCGTACGCCTCTCGACCGAGCTGCTCGGTCTCGTACCCGTGTGGGAGCGGGCACCGCTGCAAGCGCTGGCGCGCCTGCACGCATTGGTCGCCGCTGGACGCGTCGATGCTGCGGATCTCGGTCGGCCGGTGCACCCGGCCGGTGCGCAGCGCCTCCACGCGCTCGCCCAGCAGGTCGTACGTCCGACAGAGGCGCCGGGCCTCGTCGTCGCCGCGCTCGTGCACGCCGAGGTGGCCGCCGCCGGTGCGTTCTGCTCCGACAACCCGATCGTCGCGCGTGCTGCCGAGCGGCTCGTACTCGTCGCGAGGGGTGTCGACCCGGCCTCGGTGACGGTGCCGGAGTCGGGGCATGCGCAAGCGCAGGGCGCGTACGAGAGTGCCCGGTCCGCGTACGAGGGCGGTGGCCAGGTCGGCCGCCAGCAGTGGCTGTTGTACGCGGCCGAGGCATTCGCGCGGGGAGCAGAGGCGACCCCGCTGGAGAACAACCCGCGCGCATAAGATCAGCGCCACCGCGTGGGGTGACGCTGACCTCCAGTTGCCATCGGCGGTTACCAGGCGTGCAGTTCTCAAAACATCGCCACGGGAGTCTCCCGGGACGATTGCCCTTTAGCGAGGGTGGATCGCCGCGTGGGTGCCGCAACAGCCGCTGTTTACTTCTTGCACCATTTGTACGCCGCCGCGCCCGGAATCTAAAGGGCTACCCATGGGTCACCTCTTGCGGTTCACTTCACAAGACGCTTTCGAACCTGATGTGCGACGAGGCCGGCAGTGAGCGCGCCGGCCACGAACGCGCCGGCGGCAATCCGCGAAGGGGTCGACCGCAGCGGCATCTTCGGGCGCAGCGCGACGGGACGTGCGAACTCGAGGATCGACCAGCCGTTCGTCTCGGCCGCGCGCCGCAGAACCTTGTCGGGATTGACGGCATATGCGTGGCCGACCGCCTGGAGCATCGGGATGTCGGTCTCGGAGTCGGAGTACGCGTACGACGTCGCGAGGTCGTAGCCACACTCTGCCGCGAGTTCGCGCATGGCGTCGGCCTTGCCGTCGCCGTACGCGTAGAACTCGATCTCGCCGGTGTATCGGCCGCCCTCCTCGACGAGCCGGGTCGCGATCACGCGGTCGGCGCCGAGCAGGGTGCCGATCGGCTCGACCACCTCGGTGCCGGAGGCCGAGACGATGACGACATCGCGGCCGGCCGCGTGGTGGAGAGCGATCAGGTCGACCGCCTCGGCGTACACGAGCGGGTCGACGATGGTGTGCAGCGTCTCGGCGACGATGTCGCGCACGGTCTGGACGTCCCATCCGGCGCACAGCTCGGTGAGGTACGCGCGCATCTTCGCCATCTGGTCGGCGTCGGCGCCGCTCAATGCGAACACGAACTGCGCGTACGCGCTGCGTAGCACCGACCGCCGGTTGATCAGGCCACCGGCGAAGAACGGCTTGCTGAACGCGAGCGTGCTCGACTTGGCGATGATCGTCTTGTCCAAGTCGAAGAACGCTACCGACGTACTCACGCCGCCGAGCATAGACAGGTGACCCGACGTCGCCCCACGGCCGGGCCCCAGCCCGTGTCTGCCTAGATGCCGGTCGTACCGAGGCCGAGTCCGAGCATGTACGTCACCGCCGCGGCGCCGTAGCCGATCGCCAGCTGGCGCAGAGCCCGGCGCACGGGCGGCCCGCCCGACAGCAGACCGACGATCGCGCCGGTCATGAGTAGCGCGATCCCGACCAGTACGGTCGCGATCGAGGCCGCGAGGAGGCCGGTCAGCCCGACCAGGTACGGAAGTACGGGGATCAGCGCGCCGGAGGCGAAGAAGCAGAAGCTCGACGCGCCGGCGCCGACACCCGTGCCGATGGCCTCGTGCTCGTCCGCCGAGGTGGCGGGCGTGATGTCGGCGCTGCCGTGCGCGGTGTAGTTGCGGAGGACCTCGCCGGCGCGGTTCTGCGCCTCCTCGGCGGACATTCCGCGGGCCCGGTAGACGAGCGTCAGCTCGTTCGCGTCGACGTCGAGGTACGGCACCGCCGCCCGCGCCTCCGGGTTGGGCGTCGCCGCCTCGAGCAGCTCGCGCTGCGACCGTACCGACAC harbors:
- a CDS encoding glycosyl hydrolase, encoding MHGKKLMRAAVPAVCVAIGLALSSGPVTSAAPAAAQRGSTAAETALSAAEFANPTNGFRPATRWWWQAPLSRDESVREINAIADAGFGEVEIAFSEGAWDTEDQRDNLQAVLEEADDLGVEVSMTMGASWPVQTPNTGEGSGFAAQEMQYGRVDVRGGRRFSGPVPEAFDTALFDQPAELVAATAARVTKRGPAAELLPEGERPQYGSPVRVPASSTVLDPTSLVDLTDRVEDGKVTWRAPKGDWILFGFWSRENGAHNTNPFDADAARAATEYLDTGQVGDTNADLLPDVGGDFFEDSLELNANSIFWTPRMAAEFEQRRGYRMGKYLPLMFAHGMSNYWVPNSEPTPDFELPDDEGSKVRSDYYRLLTDLYVDEHLAVFQDWADEYGMQFKTQAAYGQDLEPVRSFRELAQLGGQPETESLNAGDRFPVDIDNHTWRFALDHHRSSAAGVQQAGETSLTTELGAQFDYAYRVHLGDYQEMMDKGWATGVTKPFIHGYAYQSTDAPWPGKQRFGEFVSDSWNDRTFPQWSMWSDLNDYWARGTQVLETGGARADVAIYRDDFLTTTARGSNPDYDAPNRLFDTAALEKSGYIPQYVDPVGLAEKGVVGNGELFPDTVGYRGLIVDERAISADAARAIAKAARRGVAIVFVGSTPDEDTTYASGKAGDRAVRKAVASALRRPSVTRVETQADAARALARAGVRPRADWNDKHVLAQWREAGDTTYVYLYNPTDDRIDFTPSFAGTGVPTTMNLWDGTIDPIAQYRTRRGRTMVPTSLRPREATVIAIDSSARPRVHVTNKADDDLVADGGRILLRTRDDGRRTFRLSNGSKRTVTARTPDEPTASVGPDAWTLDVTTESPSGGENVTVDSLGELADWRTIAELQGESGVGTYSGTVDVPADWLADGAGVELGLGRVDGTAEVTVNGEEVGSQVVSGGSFDLSAALRPGENTIEVVVRTTLRNAVTTYNAASTKSQPYGLRGPVKIRPYAEVVVYDPRRQG
- a CDS encoding MFS transporter, whose translation is MTTHTPRPQEAKAQHRLLLPAVFLSLATVISAVTSLNVALPDLANDTGATQTQVSWVVDAYALVFAALLLIAGALGDRYGRRLALISGLVLFGAGSLAAMFASDVEVVIALRVVLGVGAALVMPATLSTITTVLDAERRQQAVAIWAGIAGASAVLGLLAAGTLLEWLSWESVFGLNVALAVVASVLVLRAVPESAERPDGRLDIVGGVLFAVAIGAVVYSIIEAPHEGWGSTETVSGLAIGVALLAVTIGWELRHPHPLLDPRLFAHRTFAASSLTITMQFLAFFGFMFLLMQYLQFVGDLSPLAAAASMLPFAVGMMGSARGSVKIIAHLGRARTVIVGLTILTGALFALSRLDSDVNYWLLFTALPFLGIGMGLSMTPSTSMLTEELPREQQGVASAVNDLSRELGGALGIALMGSILTDTLNDRIGTGGGMGEAAHLPGPMLAVAMDAFADGFSNALIVAAWIIAATLAIVVVLTRGGRSSHTDHDADRNAGAEVG
- a CDS encoding TetR/AcrR family transcriptional regulator, coding for MMKISRVGRPRANAHVRDAILDAAHRQFNSVGYHAATLRAIAADAGVDAAMIAYYFGSKHALLGEVVELRADPASILAERIDAPLAELPRTVLAAVLAAWEAPEERPTLLVRVADDPALSRMLKEYVETELVGPITRRIEREGFGHAEAESRAIAFAVQLIGLVFARYVVVVGPIADASPDELTELIAPALDAVLSIDAPTA
- a CDS encoding ATP-dependent Clp protease proteolytic subunit; protein product: MAETAFDEQLTTRLQHERIVVLAGEVNDDIANRITGQLLLLSAEDPHRDISLYINSPGGSVSAGMSIYDTMQFIPNDVSTLAMGFAASMGQFLLCAGAPGKRFSMPHARIVMHQALGGIGGSTSDIKIQAANLVFTKKLMQRLIAEHTGQDVETIDRDGDRDHWFTAEEARDYGIVDRVVSRADDVALVAQRRHVGL
- a CDS encoding helix-turn-helix domain-containing protein, which gives rise to MLRELLGDVLRRKRSERGRTLRDVADEARVSLAYISEVERGQKEASSEILGAVCRALDVTMLELVSEAHHELAIGGAASVPATGGAALALAA